A segment of the Lates calcarifer isolate ASB-BC8 unplaced genomic scaffold, TLL_Latcal_v3 _unitig_5389_quiver_2718, whole genome shotgun sequence genome:
CACCTGAGACACACCTGAAAGCTGTGGTTAAATCTTTGTTTCCAGGTGAACCTGGAGTCAAGCGTCGACATCGGATCAGAGTCgactcagagagaaaacagcagcgCTGTCGGAGGTGAGTCACAGACGTTTCCTCTGTGTGGACGAGCAGAACTAATTTAAACGCAGCTGTAAACAGGAAGTCGCCACGTCCAGCAGGTGTGATTGTGGTGCGTTCACGGCACGTTGGAAAGTAGGAAATTACAAGCTCCAAATGATTTTAATGCATGAACAGGTCGGATTCAAACACCTGATTTACCAAACTTGATGTCAGAAGAACTACAAACATGGCGTCCTCTGCCATTACTGGTAGGAAGAGTAATATTACTTATTATTGTCAATGTTTGAGTTTCTACAAATAGAAGAACATTAATCTCAGACTTTTTCCAAACGGCTGCATGAACttaaagacaacaacacagtttGCTGTGTCAAGTTTCaccataaaaaacagaaactgttcagACTGGTCAACAGTGATCAACCAGATGAAAACGATGTTTGGTCTCAAAAGTTAATCATTCATAAACCAAATCATCTCatgattgattaatcagttgattATCTAATCACCTCAGCTCTGTAATAAACTGTCCAGTCAGCTGTGAAGTTGGAGGTTTAAAGTCTGAAACTGGTCTGAGCAGCAGGACTGGTTCAACTTCTGCTTCAGTTTGTGACTCAGCAGGAAACAGTTCAGACTTGTTCAGATCAGATAATGTTCAGACTGATCTTCTAAACCTGCAGCATCAGATTCCTCTGAAACTCTCACAAACTTTCTCTGTGGTTTCCACACACTCACCTCAGGCCTGTTAAACAAAACGTttggtttcagttcagtttgtttcatCCTTTAGATGCAGATGTGTTTCTGACTGGAACACGTCATCGTCCTGTACgacctgtttttttcctgcctctcaGTTcgcacacagagctgcaggaggctgcAACAGGCCTGTAAACTACAATCAGACCTGGTCTTTAAATGACTGAATCTGTGATGGCGGCAGAGACTTGATGAAGCTACTGGTTCAAACAGACGGACAGAGTCAGCCCGACACGCCAGCTTCATGTGTGCAGAGTTTCTGCTGTTTGCAGTTTGTAGCAGCAGGAAAATGTCCCTGCCATGAAGCTATGAAGTTGTAATTACAGGACTCTacagagggcttttaatttgaagtaacggtcacaggaagtggagacagcGGTCATGCCCGGTTGAGGCCGCTAACATTAACTCAGTAACTATTGATCCTCACTCTGGACAAATCCCAAATCTGAGTCGACTGACAAAGTTCTGAGTCGAGCACAGAGTCAACACATCAGAGGACTCATCGTGCACACTTCCTGTAGcagtctgttttctgctgtcggccattttcagtataaaaaataatgattcatTGAAAATCCATCCATAGTACAGAGTCACATGTGTACAGAGTAACAGAATAATGCACCACCAACACAGTACTGTACCTGCAGTACTCTAATACTAATGTATAATGGGAAGTTCAGTGGCTCCGGGACGCTTCCCTGAGGGACTCCACCAGTCCTAAATGttggactgttcctttaaatcactgctttaaaatgataaacagcagagacaggagtgtgtgtgtgtgtgtgtgtgtgtgtgaccacagTGAGAAGCAGCCGGTCTGTCGTCCATAGAAGAGCTTCCTGTATGATATCCCATCAGCCCCTTCACCGCCCAACACGCCGCCGCCGACACACTGTGGTGGTCGTCCAGTGCAGAGAGACGCTGGgaggtctgtttgtgtgtgtgtggacactcAGGTGTTTGGTGTCGTTCTCTGGGTAAAACTCACCTGGTGTTGACGTTGGTGATTAAATTCAGCTCCTCAGGGTCAATCTCAGACCAGCAGAGTCTGGGTTCCTGCTGGTCCTGGAAATCCTTGAATATCATGGAGGGATGTTGGTGGAAAATCCAGAACATAAACGAGGACTGGGGTTACATTTAAACGCTGTAATGAACTACCAGCATACATCATCAATTAATCTATTGATTACTGTGATCAAACGATGAATCATATGTCTGTAAACTGTCAGTCTCTCCGTCAGAGTGACGTCTTcagttttcacaggaaaaatCACTGAAGTAATCGATCAGTGATTGGGTTACGGTTTGGggggatgatgatgattacaACAACAGGGTTCCCACATCTCCTGGAAGACCTGGAAAACCTGGACCAATCTTCCAGTCATGGAAAAtaagataaaacattttttaaaaatctggtAATTCTCCTGCTTTCCTTTGGCTTAGAATCAACTACAAGGCTACCAGAAGCTTTCCAGcggtttttaatttgttcagcACTGAAGTCCATCCTGGCTTTTTTCTTGAACGTGTTTGAATACGTTTGTATTAAAAACAGACTCAGAGCAGAAAAAATGTGCAAcgttaaagaaaaaatatgaagataaatgtaatgtttttagAAAAAGATGGAGCACAGTTATTCCTCTGATCATTTTGTGAAATGGCTTAAATGTCCCCTCTGCCTGAAAACAAGccgagctaacgttagcatcttttaaaacaaacacattagcAGATGGTTTGATCGCTGTTTGTCATACAAAAGAGTGGGAACCCTGAACAAAGCTGTTTCTGTGTCGTCAATCTGATCACATTAATTGATGATTAATCTGTGATTGATAATCCCATTTGAGCAGAGCTcaggtgacctttgaccaccaggTCACAGTCGGATCAATCTGGGTAAAGCTCACTCACCTGAGTGTTCAGTTTCtgattctcctcctctttgacCAATCAGACGTCACCTCCAGGACTCTGATGGCCCACAACAGCAGCCTGATGTCTGgagtccagcagggggcgccacGGCTTGGATACTTAGGAACCACAGCCAGCTCCAGGGCCAAAGTCAGCCAggacccccccacctcctccaccatctccacccaggaggagaaggaaaacttttcctcctcagaCCCCCAGCCTCCTGCTTCCCTACTGTCTGCAGGTCTGGACCCACACAGCCCCAAACCTGACCCCCATCAAGACCAGATCACAAGGTAACATCTGGTcccagtttttatttatatatttttattaaaaaatattaacaaatatttagaaaataatgtaaaaattgGGAGACAAAACTTTATATGTTAGGAAATGTTAATCATTTGAAAATACAGCTGCAGTATTTTGACATaagaatatttttataatgaagtagtaatattttaaaaatcctgaTACTGAAGACTGAAGTCTCAGTAGGTTCacataatgttttattcaaaaatcACTACATTCAAAATATAAAGTCAAAATAGTTTGAACAAAATTTTcaatactgaacaaaaaatgtgaaagttaatatttttacaaaaaaagttgtaatatttttataaaatgtagAATTTGTACAAAAAAGGCCTACTACTgtttaacttcctgtttcatgctgttttcatgtttctcgTCGTCAGTGTCGCTGTGTTGTCTCAGGAGTCTCAGCATCCTGTACCTGTGGCGAGCCCTCAGGTGTTGGCCACACCCACTGAAGTGACGTCACAGGGTGGAGTCGAGAGGTGGAGCGTCAGCAGCTCAGAGGCAACGCCAACGAATCAAAACCAAACACTAATCTTGAGCCCCGCCCCCTCCATCACACCCACAGCCACGCCCACCACCTGTGACATCACCATTTCTGACATCATCACATCTGCCATTGTCTCTGACATCACCACTGCCTCCGGGCAGGGGGGTGGAGTCAAAGGAGCTGAGACCAGAATCCAGACTGATCGAGGTAAGACAGGTCTTTAAGAACTTTTATCCAAAACTCGAAAggtgttattttctttaaaatttccttttttctcaaaatattaaaactttatgctgaataaattcataaattctgttttaatatttactgtCGTCAGTGTCGACAGATGATGTTTCTGAACAAACTGTCGGAGCCGATTCATCTTCATCTGATTCACCCACATCTTCCTCCTGCCCTGTCCCGCCTCAGACAGGTAACTTCCTGTCTATCTCATAGTCGGTAACATTGTAAGTCTCCTGCAGCGCCACCCTGTGGTCAGACTCCACCTGTGTTTAGAGTGAATCATcaggctgtttgttgtttcaggaTCAGGTGATGTCGAGGAGTCGTGCAGCCTGCAGCAGTGTCAGCAGGTCGCCAACGAGCTGAGACAGACGGCGAGACGAGCCATACACCTCTACCAACAGGTTCAGTactgactgtaactgtaactgtaactgtaactaaaactcattttctctcctaatataaaaacattctctttaatttttttccttaaaatgtaatattttaaggaaatattataatatttgaaatgttttcaatgATTTctcaaatgttacattttattttatatatatatatatatatataaataaaattttgctttttcttcacAATTTATGATTTTATGTCAATATATTTTGATTCTATGCtcaaaatatttctattttattttcaagacTTCCCTCTGGAAatctcagtttttttgtttctttaaatattctgacttttcttagtgtatttagatttttcttgtAATTTTGCGATGTTTTTTCAGAACTTtacaaatatctcaaaatattatgattttcttttcaaattatttcacCCTCATTATCGTAACATTATGACTTTGTACtttcagtcagatttttttatctgttgtttttatttctccctcttgtAGCTCGGTGTGTCGCCCGGCGTTGCAGAGCGGCGTCTTCAGATGTCGTCCGTCCTGCAGGAGGCGTTTGATTTTGTTTACTCTGAGATGCAGGTAGTCCTGCAGAAAGACGGACAGAGCAGCGGCGCCCCCTCTGGTCACCTGGAGGATGACGGGACGATGTCACTGCTGGAGAAATACTCTGAGATGCTGGTTCAGATGACCCAGAACAAACTGAACCGAATCTGATCCAAGACCAGATGGTACGGAGGCTGAAAGAGGACAAAACTGACTTTGACCTCAGCCTGAGtgacagactgctgctgctcattcaTCAACGACTGACAGATTttctaaacatcagtattaaATTTAAAgcaccttacattttatttgtgttttaactCACGATCACTGTTTGTACATAAACTGTAGTTTTATGTTtcttaataaatgtttaatgtttcagaatttactgttttttatttcaggcttaatttgttttcatttttagctgaacagagaagaagagaaaacaacataGGAACTCTTCAACACTGAGGCATCGGTCAAAGATCATATGATTAACAACCAACACTTAAAAAGTGACTCACCAAATATTCACAAAAcctacacacaaaaaaatacggctaactaaaaacaaaaagagaaaactcaTGAAATAAtctaatgtaaaacaaatataaaatttcAGTGGCTTTTGCTTCTggaaaaaaatatagaaaatatacttaaatttattgtttaacattttttttgatgTCTTGAAAATGtcaggataaaacaataaaacaacatgatgtTTTATAAGATATATCAAATATCACAAAgtataacaaaatgaaaaatataattgaaaTAAATCATATCTTCAGTTTTGaaaagtaattttattttgttggaaATGGTTTTCCATAAACTTTGTTATCACAAAATGCCAgcaattattttaaatgtgtgatttttttcaatgactaattaattaatatggagatatgataaatatttaacttaagttttaggatttatttttttgattttattttgaattaaattattgTATCAGTTACACCGAactgacacacaaactgaaacaaaacaaaaaatcgttatttttcagtctaaaacaaaccaaaaaaacacagaaagttaGTTTTAATGACGTTTCCAGGTGTCCCGTGGGGTgcgtttgttttttcctccttaagTCAGATCAGGAAACGCGCGAGCGGGCGGAGGTTGGCTGAGACACCCGGCAGCTGGCAGCACGAGCCACCAGCCTCCGCCCCGCCCCCGTCAGAGTGACGaatcagaggagaagaaagtaaaacaacaaacaaacaaacctcagaaaacaaacaacaacaacatcaggaGTGAGGAGACTCTGACATGGCGGCGGTTCGAGGAGCCAGATCCTCGACCCAGAGCCGTCTGTAACATCAGGCCGGGCTGGGAGCGTCTGTCGGCGTGGACTCGGCGTGAAGCGGCCGGGGCTGTGGGGCATCATGGCCGCTGTCACCTCCCGGAGAATCACGACAGATTCAGCCGGAGGGTCAGACCCGAGAGGCCCGGTCCTGCCTCCGGGGGGATCCGGCAGGTCGGCGGAGACCTGGAAGAGACACATCGTCCGGCAGCTGAAGCACCGAGACCTGAGCCAGCACGCCATGTTCCAGGACCTGATCCGCTTCTGTAAGACCCACAAGTTTtatctgagctgcagctggaccGGGTTTAGTTGACGCCCAGTGTGGTCCAGATTTACAGACAGAGGTCCCGGAACGTTCAGTTTTctgaaccaaactccatttaaaaatcAGCCTGTTCAACAGGGGTGAGACTGAGTTATCATTAGGTGTCAGCTGTGAAGTTACAACGGCTGCTAAAAACCGAGattttttgaatggagtttggtgcagAGAAATTCTTCCTGGTTACCTACCTGGTAAAAGAGTTAATAACAAAAACGAAGTTTATCGGGCTCCTGTAAAGTATTTTTCAATGagccaaactccatttaaaaaagcCTCACATTATTTAACAGCTGTTGGTGATTAGAGATGAggtttttgtttcacttttcaccTTTTCACCAAGTCAAAACAATAAAGTGATATTTTCTTAGTGGAGTTTGGTTGAGAAACATCCTGAGTTgcataaatacaataaaagacACAGTTAATGCTGTTAAGAAGTAGATATGTAAACTACTATATACTATATGCAGAAAACAGATatttaaatggagtttggttcagACAGATGCTACCTGGTGTCACACCTAGAAAAACGAGTTCTTCAGTTTAAGTTGAGCCAAATTGAATAAACAGAAATCAAGGCTCAGTTTTAAGATAACAAAAAAGCAGAGGTTTTGTGAATAGAGTTTGGTTCAGAGACATTCTGCCTGGTTTATAATCTGTTAAAGACTCAAGTCCAGAAAGTTGTATTTACATTAGGACTGTTGCAAACTATGAAAATTAACTAAATCCAGATGAGCTGGGTTTAGTTTATATGTGATATTTTCCAAACATATCTCAGGAAGCTCCtgtaaagttgttgttgttgttaaaaccaaaggtcattaaaaaatgtcattttagttTATAATTTCTAATCACAAGCCTGAGATTCAGCTGCTCTGAAGTTTGGCTCAAGTCTATAAATCCTACTGTACAGGAGTCCTGTCTGCAGTAGACCTTATTCTACTTTATTCCATTGGACTCATAACCAGGTCTCTGAACCAAACTCTGTTCAAAAActcttttattttatagtttttgttCACAAGGCTGAGATCAAGTTCAACACTGAAATCACCGTCCAgtgaaaaactgtattttttgaatggagtttggttgaGAGACGCACTACCTGATTACACACCtgttaaaacacagtgaaacttGGATCGACTGTAACTCCAGCTTTAGTTTTCAGATGAACGTTCTGACTTTAGCATCTGTTCACAGTAAACAAGTTCCTTTATTTTGTTGCCGTTCTTGGACAGgaaatggtcagaaaataaACCTCATGTTTGTTCCACTTCCTCTGAGAGGTGACTCATATGTGACGACCAATCAcaggtctgctgctgctgcttcatcatCTGCTCTGATACTGATGGTGTCAGAGAACGTGATGCTGGTGGATCATCACAGAACCACAAACCCTCAGAGAACCAATTTTATTTCCCTGTTCTGCAAAAATTTAAGAGACTTTAGATTAAAAGATGAGAAACCAGGCAGGAATCTTAAAATCGTCTgattttgaatggagtttggtgcaaggttctctctgtggctgtgaatGGACACcagttatttttactttaattttcatCACTTAGAGctgtagctaatgttagccaagGGTCAGCACAGGTAgaaaccaggaccaggaccagggcGTGGACAAGGACCAGGATCTTGGTCTGGATCTTGGTCTGGATCTTGGTCTGgacctgtttcctgttttgtttgcagaCACTCAGCTGCTGGAGAAAACAAGTCTGGCCAAAGGAATCCTGAGCTGCTCCCTCAGGTAACTCacctgtacatacacacacacacacagttcagagTCGGTGTGAACATGTGATGATGCTGtcgggtgtgtttgttttgtgtatcGAGGCGTCCCTCccctgacagcagcagctccatctCCGCTCTGCTCCACCAGAACAGCCAGCTGAAGAAAACTACAGGAGAGGTGAGAGACACTAACACCAGCACCTGAGTCACACCTggtgacatcatcactgcatcatgtgatgtcacaaactcctctcagtcctcctctctcttcttctgttgtgtTGTAGCTGGCCTATcaggtggtggagctgcagcagcagatcaagATCAAGGAATGTGTTCTGGAGGAGCAGCATGCCAGGTGAGTCACATACCTGAACCTGCTCACCTGTCagctcacctgtcacctgtcacctcaCAGTCTCTGGTTTCTCAGGCTGGCGGAGGAGGAGTGTCGGCTGGCGGGTGCGTTTGATTCCCATCGGGAGCTGCAGGAGCGGGTGGAGCGGGTTCAGGGGGAGAACGGGGCGCTGAAGACGGAGTACGACGCCCTGCTGGAGCGACAGAGGGGGGCGGAGACAAGACTCAGGGAGGAGAAGGTCAGAGGAGGACACCTGGTGGAGGACATGATCCACCTGAAACAGCAGGCTGCCGCCCGCATGAACAGCCGCAACGAGCGCAGGTCCAGgtacctgaacacacctgaacacacctgttCATCACACCTGAAAGTTGTTCTCGTGTTGTGACGTTAACGtctcatttctttgtttccatcagAGCTCGTGAAGCGAACCTGCAGAAGGAGCTACAGACGGCTgccaggtcaaaggtcaccataGACAGGTATGATGCACCTGGTGTTTCAGTACATGATTTGTTGGTTCAGTGTGAAGTTGGTTCATGTTTACAGGTCTGGGCTCTTACTGTGGTCGTTTAATCTCTGGCTGTTTgactctcagctcctccagcgCTCCGACCTCCAGATCCACGTCCCCAAAGAACGAGAACCAGGACCAGGAgtccacagagcagagacacaccAGACTCTTCAGGTCCGACCAGACTCATTATTTAAACTCAGGTCAGTGAACTCGGGAATGTTTGGTCACCagtttagttttctgttttcttgttttcagatCGGCGTCGGCCACGTCCCCGAGgatcctctcctccatcagagAGCTGTTTGAGTGAGTCTTCACGTCccgtttttatttcagtgtttagaCACGTGACTTTAAAAATAACgtgtctacctgtgtgtgtgatgtcagcAGGAAGAGGCGTGGCCACTCGGTCTGCAGCCTGGAGGAGGACCTGACGTGTCCTGTTGGAATCTGTCTGTCAGCCAGAGTCCCGGCCAGAGCCCTGCACGTCCTGGTAAAACACACTGATCTCTGTTAGTTCAGGAAACGTCTGTCGCCCCCTGTGGTGGAGATGAGAACTGCAGGATGTGAAGAGacagtgttcctctgtgtttgacaaagacctcctctgtctccctctcattACCCATCATGCCTCTgtgtaaagcagcagcaggtcgTGTTTTTACGTCACCTCCATGTTCCCTCagtctcctcctcagctggaACCTGGAAcctcatgacctttgacccggTTCCTCTGAGAACCTGAACCTCTCAGAACTGTGTGGTTCAAAgttcctcttgtgtttttacatCAGTATTAAGTCGAGGATGAAGCAGCTGATACTGATTCCAGGTTGTTTGTTTCCGTTGATTCGATGATTCTCGACCACGAGGACTCACCTGTATCCAGgtgaagaacacacacacctgttcagGGTTCACAGGTgtgagacaggaaacatgatGTGAAGGATGAGGCAGGCAAACTGttcaaatcatgtttttttatgagGAGGGAGTTGAAGGATTcacacctgtctcacctgtctgtatctCACCTgtgtcacctgtctgtctctttctcaggACGCCCATGAGCAGGGCATTAACGCGGTGCGGTTCAGTTCCAGTTCAGACCTGTTGGCGACCGGAGGAACGGACCGGGTCATCAAACTGTGGGAGGTCCGAGCAGGTAAACTCACCTCTGCTCACTTTATTACCTGTATCCATTTAAATGATGAGGTGTTGTGAcctcactgatgatgtcaccagGCTCACTGACCCACAGAGCGACTCTGGACGGCAGCACCGAGGGTATCACCTGCATCGAGTTCGACCCCACGGTGAGTAAACCCTGCGCCTCAGGTGTTGGTTATTAAAGGACCAGTctgatgtttgatttgtttgtcttcaggGTCTGAGGATCCTCGCGGCGTCTTACGATAAATCGGCTTTGTTGTGGCGACTGGACGACTCTGTTCCCAAGGTAACCATGACGACTTCTCTGATTGATCTcagtgtctcacctgtctcacatGTCTGTGTCTCACTGAGAGACAGGTCAGTTTTGACAACAACTACTTTTGGACTTATTCTTCTGACTGGAAGGTCCTGTGTcctgtgtctcacctgtctcacctgtctcacctgtctctcagtgtctaacctgtctgtgtctctcctgtctctcagtgtctcacctgtctcacctgtctgtctcagctgaCTCTGACAGGTCACATCAGGAAGGTCACAGCAGCACGGTTCAGCAGTTTACCTCATCAGGTGGTGACAGGAAGTGCAGACAGAACCATCAGACTGTGGGACCTGCAGAGAGCTGCCTGTGAGTCACACTGATCAATCACCAATACCTGATCAATACCTGGTTGGTGAGTGTTCACTGAGGTGTGGacctgtgtgtgcaggtgtgcagGTAGTTGAAGTGGCGTCGTACTGCAGCGACCTGGTCTGTTCTGAGAACTGTATCATCAGTGGACACTTCGACTCCAAGATCAGGGTCTGGGACACCAGGTAGCACCTCACCCTGTCATCACCTCACCCTGTCATCACCCAGTCATTTCTCTGCTACACATTCATTTACTGATGTTCACTCATACACTTTCACCACTTCAACATTTAACTCCACTGCTTCACCACTTCATtaatcactcactcactcactcactctgtccAACTGAACTTCCTTCACCACGTTTATCATTCACCACTTCATCATCAGGTCTGACATCGAGCTTCTGTCAGTTTCTTTCAGTAGAGTCATGAACAGTAGAAACAGCTCATCAGTCGACTCTGTTTTCTATTCAGACTCCACTGCAGGTTACTGTCTCAGAAGAAGCAGTAGAagcagtagaaacagtagaaacagtagaagcagtagaaacagtagagTCGTCTCTGTGACTGACGGC
Coding sequences within it:
- the LOC108874432 gene encoding protein Atg16l2 isoform X2 — its product is MAAVTSRRITTDSAGGSDPRGPVLPPGGSGRSAETWKRHIVRQLKHRDLSQHAMFQDLIRFYTQLLEKTSLAKGILSCSLRRPSPDSSSSISALLHQNSQLKKTTGELAYQVVELQQQIKIKECVLEEQHARLAEEECRLAGAFDSHRELQERVERVQGENGALKTEYDALLERQRGAETRLREEKVRGGHLVEDMIHLKQQAAARMNSRNERRSRAREANLQKELQTAARSKVTIDSSSSAPTSRSTSPKNENQDQESTEQRHTRLFRSASATSPRILSSIRELFEKRRGHSVCSLEEDLTCPVGICLSARVPARALHVLDAHEQGINAVRFSSSSDLLATGGTDRVIKLWEVRAGSLTHRATLDGSTEGITCIEFDPTGLRILAASYDKSALLWRLDDSVPKLTLTGHIRKVTAARFSSLPHQVVTGSADRTIRLWDLQRAACVQVVEVASYCSDLVCSENCIISGHFDSKIRVWDTRAVSCVQELPAQGKVTSLDLSADHRQLLSCCRDDCLQLVDLRRRSNDRMCFRAEGFKCGSDSTKAVISPDGCFLAAGSADGTVYVWNASTNNLETRLPDKHSSSISAVSWSLSGEYVVSVDKSRRAVLWSDI
- the LOC108874432 gene encoding protein Atg16l2 isoform X1, whose product is MAAVTSRRITTDSAGGSDPRGPVLPPGGSGRSAETWKRHIVRQLKHRDLSQHAMFQDLIRFYTQLLEKTSLAKGILSCSLRRPSPDSSSSISALLHQNSQLKKTTGELAYQVVELQQQIKIKECVLEEQHARLAEEECRLAGAFDSHRELQERVERVQGENGALKTEYDALLERQRGAETRLREEKVRGGHLVEDMIHLKQQAAARMNSRNERRSRAREANLQKELQTAARSKVTIDSSSSAPTSRSTSPKNENQDQESTEQRHTRLFRSASATSPRILSSIRELFDRKRRGHSVCSLEEDLTCPVGICLSARVPARALHVLDAHEQGINAVRFSSSSDLLATGGTDRVIKLWEVRAGSLTHRATLDGSTEGITCIEFDPTGLRILAASYDKSALLWRLDDSVPKLTLTGHIRKVTAARFSSLPHQVVTGSADRTIRLWDLQRAACVQVVEVASYCSDLVCSENCIISGHFDSKIRVWDTRAVSCVQELPAQGKVTSLDLSADHRQLLSCCRDDCLQLVDLRRRSNDRMCFRAEGFKCGSDSTKAVISPDGCFLAAGSADGTVYVWNASTNNLETRLPDKHSSSISAVSWSLSGEYVVSVDKSRRAVLWSDI
- the LOC108874431 gene encoding putative uncharacterized protein DDB_G0290521, with product MAHNSSLMSGVQQGAPRLGYLGTTASSRAKVSQDPPTSSTISTQEEKENFSSSDPQPPASLLSAGLDPHSPKPDPHQDQITSVAVLSQESQHPVPVASPQVLATPTEVTSQGGVERWSVSSSEATPTNQNQTLILSPAPSITPTATPTTCDITISDIITSAIVSDITTASGQGGGVKGAETRIQTDRVSTDDVSEQTVGADSSSSDSPTSSSCPVPPQTGSGDVEESCSLQQCQQVANELRQTARRAIHLYQQLGVSPGVAERRLQMSSVLQEAFDFVYSEMQVVLQKDGQSSGAPSGHLEDDGTMSLLEKYSEMLVQMTQNKLNRI